The Triticum urartu cultivar G1812 chromosome 6, Tu2.1, whole genome shotgun sequence genome includes the window GGCTGGTCACAGATGGAGTCCATGTCGCAGGCGATCAAGCAGGAGGCAAGGCGATCAATGGCGTCGGGGCAGCGACCAGCACACTTGACCTTGCAGGGCAACGGCTGGATCCTTTCCTTGCACGCAGGGTAGCACCGCCGGTAGCACTTGCAGTTGACTCCGGAGGGCTGCTGACGGGATGGCTTTGGCAGCGTGAGGAGGAGCATGCACAGGGCGGCAATGGTGGCTGCTCTATTCTTCCCCTCC containing:
- the LOC125516473 gene encoding uncharacterized protein LOC125516473; protein product: MTEPPLTTGVLFSSLLHYDSECEAKEMEGKNRAATIAALCMLLLTLPKPSRQQPSGVNCKCYRRCYPACKERIQPLPCKVKCAGRCPDAIDRLASCLIACDMDSICDQPGPSVDVEVCRNVCHDMWAAGGAN